A single genomic interval of Spinacia oleracea cultivar Varoflay chromosome 6, BTI_SOV_V1, whole genome shotgun sequence harbors:
- the LOC110776351 gene encoding cysteine-rich receptor-like protein kinase 44 has protein sequence MESTNVPLLILTLTILTLSIPNPVTAQFNSFLYFSCGDSTYTPNSLYKSNLNTVLNSLTTTNTQNTNGFYHTTTGTGPDRVTSLALCRGDVPVNTCRLCIQASATSLISTDNCPNQKQAFGYSDYCSIFFSNGSDVYGKVQDVQPWDVTNSVPVPNPNGFNESLYSLMSSLKVRAASGNSSLKYATGKGGFSGGRSLYGLVQCTPDLSKGDCMGCIQDAFDQFPVCCVKPNSMLSGVNLVQGSCFVQYQISSFFGNVPDFPMPPPPKPQNTNATPPVRKSKKSRIGTIIGAISMAIGVLTVLVIGVVCKRILSRRRRLRKSWMGKFTKDEVEALQSLQFGLGTIKNATNNFSDDNKLGQGGFGPVYKGVLSDGQEIAVKRLLRTSGQGDAEFKNEILILAKLLHKNLVKLLGFCLHGKEMILIYEFVANTSLDNFIFDPVSRQAMEWATRYKIINGIARGILYLHDGSRLKIIHRDLKAGNVLLDEDFCPKIADFGLARLVNIDQTQTVASKIVGTLGYISPEYATQNQVSVKSDVYSFGVLVLEIVSGQKITSFHYEENQENLLTFAWRNWNEDTARNLVDPVLLAGSSTEILRCIHIGLLCVQDCPTDRPTMSEVDVMLSTNSVTLEAPLPPAFCTDSQSLPNMLLEWSTTTKSSIRSSEGGSVNGVSINGVSITQLHPR, from the exons atggagtcaACAAATGTTCCATTGTTAATACTTACTCTCACCATATTAACTCTATCAATCCCAAATCCAGTCACAGCTCAATTCAATTCCTTCCTATACTTCTCATGCGGTGATTCTACCTACACACCAAACAGTCTTTACAAATCAAATCTCAACACAGTTCTAAATTCTTTAACAACAACCAACACTCAAAACACAAACGGTTTTTACCACACCACAACCggaaccggaccggaccgggTTACTTCCTTAGCCTTATGCAGGGGTGATGTCCCTGTCAACACATGCCGCCTCTGTATTCAAGCTTCCGCCACCTCACTCATCAGCACCGACAATTGTCCTAACCAAAAACAGGCGTTTGGTTACAGTGATTACTGCTCAATCTTCTTCTCAAATGGCTCTGATGTGTACGGTAAAGTACAAGATGTACAACCGTGGGATGTAACGAACAGTGTTCCTGTTCCGAATCCTAACGGTTTTAACGAATCGTTGTATTCGTTAATGAGTTCGTTGAAGGTTCGTGCTGCGTCGGGGAATTCTTCGCTAAAATATGCCACCGGAAAAGGTGGGTTTTCCGGTGGTCGGAGTTTGTATGGTCTTGTGCAGTGTACACCGGATTTGTCTAAGGGAGATTGTATGGGGTGTATTCAGGATGCGTTTGATCAATTTCCTGTATGTTGTGTTAAGCCAAACTCTATGCTTTCTGGCGTGAATCTTGTTCAAGGAAGTTGCTTTGTTCAGTATCAAATTAGTTCCTTTTTTGGTAATGTTCCTGATTTTCCTATGCCGCCGCCGCCGAAGCCACAAAACACCAATGCAACACCACCAG TTCGGAAGAGTAAGAAGTCGCGAATAGGGACTATAATCGGTGCCATTTCCATGGCAATTGGTGTGTTGACAGTACTTGTTATAGGCGTCGTCTGCAAAAGAATCTTATCAAGGAGGAGGAGGCTGAGGAAGTCCTGGATGGGGAAATTTACCA AAGACGAAGTTGAGGCCCTTCAGTCCTTGCAATTCGGGCTTGGAACCATAAAAAATGCAACAAATAACTTTTCCGATGATAATAAGCTCGGACAAGGTGGATTTGGCCCTGTTTATAAG GGTGTGCTTTCGGATGGGCAAGAGATAGCAGTTAAAAGATTATTAAGGACCTCGGGCCAAGGAGATGCAGAGTTCAAAAACGAAATTCTGATATTAGCCAAACTCCTGCACAAGAATTTGGTGAAGCTTCTAGGATTTTGCTTGCACGGAAAAGAAATGATTCTTATCTATGAGTTTGTTGCCAACACAAGCCTTGATAACTTCATATTTG ATCCTGTGAGTCGTCAGGCTATGGAGTGGGCAACACGTTATAAGATCATCAATGGAATAGCTAGAGGGATTCTATACCTCCATGATGGTTCCAGACTAAAGATCATACATCGCGACCTGAAAGCAGGGAATGTTTTACTAGATGAAGATTTCTGTCCGAAGATTGCAGATTTCGGTCTGGCAAGGCTAGTTAATATTGATCAAACTCAAACAGTGGCTAGCAAAATTGTTGGTACCTT AGGATATATTTCACCTGAATACGCCACGCAAAATCAAGTGTCAGTAAAGTCAGACGTATACAGCTTTGGCGTACTAGTCCTAGAGATAGTAAGCGGGCAAAAGATTACCTCATTTCATTACGAGGAAAATCAAGAAAACCTCCTTACCTTT GCATGGAGAAATTGGAATGAAGACACAGCTCGGAATCTGGTAGATCCAGTGTTACTAGCCGGTTCTAGCACCGAGATATTGAGATGCATCCATATCGGTTTGTTGTGTGTACAAGACTGCCCTACAGACAGGCCAACTATGTCTGAAGTTGATGTTATGTTGAGTACGAATTCAGTCACCCTTGAAGCACCTTTGCCGCCTGCATTTTGTACAGATAGCCAAAGTCTACCCAATATGCTTTTGGAGTGGAGCACTACAACTAAGTCAAGTATCAGATCATCAGAAGGTGGTTCTGTAAATggtgtttctataaatggtgTTTCTATAACACAGTTGCACCCTAGATAG